A genomic stretch from Rhodomicrobium vannielii ATCC 17100 includes:
- a CDS encoding TauD/TfdA family dioxygenase: protein MGHENLGDALPYRVSAEEMPSPTPLADYFAANEPSLRAALYKHGAILFRGFDIVDGAAFGAAATGMAGPLLDYRGGVARRRQLGHGVYNSTEMPADRTLAAHNEKSYSASHPDLVLFCSVTVAATGGATPLADGRRVWQRLSTRLKEALRTRRITYIQNLHGGVGAGKSWMAAYETEDRAEVEALLTSIGARFRWKPDGSLHVEETVSPIKVHPVTGAEALFCPADTWYRSTSDFGSGRTGADRGAEEFPQYCRFEDGEEIEPWMVDEIRSAILAELREFAWRRGDVLLVDNRIALHGRASFTGERLVLVAIAMDEPR from the coding sequence ATGGGCCACGAAAACCTTGGCGATGCACTGCCATATAGAGTTTCGGCGGAAGAGATGCCTTCGCCGACGCCGCTTGCCGACTACTTCGCCGCAAACGAGCCATCCCTTCGAGCGGCGCTCTACAAGCACGGCGCGATCCTGTTCCGCGGGTTCGATATCGTCGATGGGGCTGCGTTCGGAGCCGCCGCCACCGGTATGGCTGGGCCTCTCCTGGATTACCGGGGCGGCGTCGCGCGGCGGCGGCAACTTGGCCACGGCGTTTACAACTCCACGGAGATGCCCGCCGACCGGACGCTCGCGGCCCACAATGAGAAATCCTACTCCGCTTCACACCCTGATCTGGTGCTTTTTTGCAGCGTGACGGTGGCAGCCACGGGCGGGGCTACGCCTCTCGCGGATGGCAGGCGCGTCTGGCAAAGACTGAGCACGCGCCTCAAGGAGGCACTCCGAACGCGGCGGATCACATACATCCAGAACCTGCACGGGGGCGTTGGGGCCGGAAAGTCGTGGATGGCGGCTTACGAGACGGAGGATCGCGCAGAGGTGGAAGCGTTGCTGACCTCTATCGGCGCGCGCTTCCGCTGGAAGCCGGACGGCTCGCTGCATGTCGAGGAGACGGTCAGCCCGATCAAGGTGCATCCCGTGACGGGGGCCGAGGCTTTGTTCTGCCCGGCCGACACATGGTATCGCAGCACGAGCGATTTCGGCAGCGGACGAACGGGCGCGGATCGCGGGGCGGAGGAGTTCCCTCAATATTGCCGGTTCGAAGACGGGGAAGAAATCGAGCCCTGGATGGTCGACGAAATCAGGTCCGCGATTTTGGCCGAGCTTCGCGAGTTTGCGTGGCGTCGCGGCGATGTGTTGCTCGTCGATAATCGCATCGCGCTTCACGGGCGTGCTTCGTTCACCGGCGAGCGGCTGGTGCTCGTCGCCATAGCAATGGATGAACCGCGCTGA
- a CDS encoding iron ABC transporter substrate-binding protein has protein sequence MRKTIFAGALSIATIISAIAAQAQELTVYSGRGESFAGPIFKIFEEQTGIKIKARYGSTAELSALLKEEGAKSPADVFLAQDAGALIENRPLFADAPKALSETVLPQFRSNDSKWLATSGRARTLAYSKERVKGDQLPKSAFDLTKPEWKGKVGYSPKNASFQAFLTALRVQEGEEKAKAFVKGLVDNGAKTYANNVAIVQAIADGEIDAGLVNSYYLTRFVARDAKVPVAQTFFEKGDIGNLLFVSGAGIVETSKNKADAAKLLDFFLSPAVQQHFASAIGEYPVIKGVIPNPTLTGPLATPTDYAPKVPLEKLGDVSATKKLLTELGLL, from the coding sequence ATGAGAAAAACTATTTTTGCCGGCGCGCTTTCAATCGCAACGATTATTTCGGCAATCGCGGCGCAAGCGCAGGAATTGACCGTTTATTCCGGTCGCGGCGAAAGCTTCGCTGGCCCGATCTTCAAGATCTTCGAGGAGCAGACGGGGATCAAGATCAAGGCGCGTTACGGTTCCACGGCCGAATTGTCCGCACTTCTGAAGGAAGAAGGTGCGAAATCGCCCGCCGACGTGTTCCTTGCGCAGGACGCTGGCGCGCTGATCGAAAACCGCCCGCTTTTCGCCGATGCGCCGAAGGCTCTCTCCGAAACCGTGCTGCCTCAGTTCCGAAGCAACGATTCGAAGTGGCTTGCCACTTCTGGCCGCGCGCGCACGCTCGCCTACTCGAAGGAGCGCGTCAAAGGCGACCAACTTCCGAAATCCGCGTTCGACCTGACAAAACCGGAGTGGAAGGGCAAGGTCGGCTATTCGCCAAAGAACGCAAGCTTTCAGGCGTTCCTGACGGCGCTACGCGTTCAGGAAGGCGAGGAAAAGGCCAAGGCGTTCGTCAAAGGGCTCGTCGATAATGGCGCGAAGACCTACGCGAACAACGTCGCCATCGTGCAGGCCATAGCCGACGGCGAAATCGATGCCGGCCTCGTCAACTCCTATTACCTGACGCGCTTCGTCGCCCGCGATGCCAAGGTGCCGGTCGCGCAGACCTTCTTCGAGAAGGGCGATATCGGCAATCTGTTGTTCGTGTCGGGCGCAGGAATCGTCGAGACCAGCAAGAACAAGGCGGACGCGGCGAAGCTGCTGGACTTTTTCCTTAGCCCCGCCGTGCAGCAGCACTTCGCAAGCGCCATCGGCGAATATCCGGTCATCAAGGGCGTTATCCCGAACCCGACGCTGACCGGCCCCCTCGCGACGCCGACCGACTACGCGCCCAAGGTTCCGCTCGAAAAGCTCGGCGACGTCAGCGCGACCAAGAAGCTCCTGACCGAGCTTGGCCTCCTGTAA
- a CDS encoding ABC transporter permease: MTAQPQATAERPAPWIEVFGRRRATGRKPPLFLMLPAIVAGGMMLIPLVYLVVRASATERSELAAIVLRPFTLEVTLNTLALVGSVLALATAIALPLALIVTRTDVPAKRAITILATLPLAIPGYVMAYALIGLSGYYGPLNAFFGLRLPRPEGLFGAALALSLYTFPYVFLNVRAALLGLDPALEESARSLGRSPRAAFLSVTLPHLRPALLSAWLVVALYTLGDYGAIALMRYDVLSSAIFSQYANAFEVNYAAWLALMLLAIAAAFLVLEGALNRGRRLARTGTGTRRSVPVVRLGRWRWPALGFAALVHLASLGVPALVIAFWLSRAPADVDWAKVPATVLGTLSVALPAAALAVAIAVPVALVATRWPSRLTYGIERMTYFGYAVPALPFALATVFFTLAVVPALYQTLAILVIALALHSAALAVGPVRVRLLQIGPRVEESARSFGYSAPAAFRSVTLPALSRSVLAGAIFVFIMVAKELPITLILAPSGFTTMAMNVFSRTHEGMLYEAAPYAALMIAFSAISVALMLRSERDRP; the protein is encoded by the coding sequence ATGACAGCCCAACCGCAAGCCACCGCCGAGCGTCCGGCACCATGGATCGAGGTTTTCGGCCGTCGCCGCGCGACCGGGCGAAAACCGCCGCTGTTCCTCATGCTGCCCGCCATCGTTGCGGGCGGCATGATGCTCATCCCGCTCGTCTATCTCGTCGTTCGGGCCAGCGCCACGGAGCGCTCCGAACTCGCCGCCATCGTGCTGCGTCCGTTCACGTTGGAAGTCACGCTCAACACGCTGGCGCTCGTCGGCTCGGTGCTCGCGCTTGCGACGGCGATTGCATTGCCGCTCGCGCTCATCGTCACGCGCACGGACGTTCCGGCGAAACGCGCGATCACAATCCTCGCCACGCTGCCGCTTGCCATTCCCGGCTATGTGATGGCCTACGCATTGATCGGGCTTTCCGGCTATTACGGGCCTCTCAACGCGTTCTTCGGCCTGCGCCTTCCGCGCCCGGAAGGGCTGTTCGGCGCGGCGCTGGCGCTCTCGCTCTACACCTTCCCTTACGTCTTCCTCAACGTGCGCGCGGCGCTCCTCGGCCTCGATCCGGCGCTGGAGGAAAGCGCGCGCAGCCTCGGCCGCTCGCCGCGTGCCGCCTTCCTGTCGGTGACGCTTCCGCACCTGCGCCCTGCCCTGCTGTCGGCCTGGCTCGTTGTCGCGCTCTATACGCTTGGCGATTACGGCGCGATTGCCCTTATGCGCTACGATGTGCTCTCGTCCGCGATCTTCAGCCAATACGCCAATGCCTTCGAGGTGAACTACGCAGCGTGGCTCGCGCTGATGCTGCTCGCGATTGCGGCGGCCTTTCTCGTGCTCGAAGGTGCGTTGAACCGCGGGCGGCGTCTGGCGCGGACGGGCACAGGAACGCGCCGGAGCGTTCCCGTCGTGAGGCTCGGGCGATGGCGCTGGCCGGCGCTCGGGTTTGCCGCGCTCGTTCACCTCGCGTCGCTCGGCGTGCCCGCGCTCGTCATCGCCTTCTGGCTTTCGCGTGCTCCCGCCGATGTGGATTGGGCCAAGGTGCCGGCCACGGTGCTGGGCACACTTTCGGTCGCGCTGCCCGCCGCAGCGCTCGCCGTCGCCATCGCGGTGCCGGTGGCGCTGGTCGCAACCCGCTGGCCGTCGCGGCTGACCTACGGCATCGAGCGCATGACGTATTTCGGCTATGCCGTGCCCGCGCTCCCCTTTGCGCTCGCAACCGTGTTCTTCACGCTCGCGGTCGTGCCCGCCCTCTACCAGACGCTTGCGATCCTCGTCATCGCGCTGGCGCTGCACTCGGCGGCGCTGGCCGTCGGTCCCGTCCGCGTACGCCTCCTGCAGATCGGCCCACGCGTCGAGGAAAGCGCGCGTTCGTTCGGCTATTCCGCGCCAGCCGCCTTCCGCTCCGTGACGCTTCCGGCGCTCTCGCGAAGTGTGCTGGCCGGCGCGATCTTCGTTTTCATAATGGTCGCGAAAGAACTGCCGATAACGCTTATTCTCGCGCCCTCCGGCTTCACCACCATGGCGATGAACGTCTTCAGCCGCACGCATGAGGGCATGCTCTACGAAGCCGCGCCCTATGCCGCGCTCATGATCGCCTTTTCGGCGATATCCGTCGCGCTGATGCTCCGTTCCGAAAGGGATCGCCCGTGA
- a CDS encoding ABC transporter ATP-binding protein codes for MTDLTKTAAPFLRINGVSKRFGDVAALRDVSLDLREGEIHALIGPSGCGKSTLLRIAAGFEAADEGAVHLGQRRIDTLKPEARGIGIVFQDYALFPHLTVAQNVAFALKYADDARRADGTAPLLRMVRLDGLESRYPDELSGGQQQRCALARTFAAGPRAILLDEPFSNLDASLRETTRREIRDILKASGLGILFVTHDREEALSFADRISVLRDGRVEQTGLPKDLYFRPANAFVAGFLGSTNFLDGIADGRSAETPLGRVTLDRPASGPVLLSLRPEAIGIAPEGGGVPAIVASLVFKGHDASAFVRVGETTFEVLMPASLDVQPGQCVSVAARASAVVLKE; via the coding sequence GTGACCGACCTCACGAAAACCGCCGCGCCCTTCCTGCGCATCAATGGCGTTTCGAAGCGCTTCGGCGATGTGGCCGCGCTTCGCGACGTCTCGCTCGATCTTCGCGAAGGCGAGATCCATGCGCTGATCGGCCCTTCGGGCTGCGGAAAATCCACGCTTCTTCGCATCGCGGCCGGTTTTGAGGCAGCGGACGAAGGCGCCGTTCATCTTGGCCAGCGCCGCATAGACACGCTCAAGCCCGAGGCGCGCGGGATCGGCATCGTCTTTCAGGACTACGCGCTGTTTCCGCATCTGACGGTGGCGCAAAACGTGGCGTTCGCGCTGAAATACGCGGACGACGCCCGCCGGGCGGACGGGACAGCGCCGCTTCTGCGCATGGTCCGCCTCGACGGGCTCGAAAGTCGCTACCCGGACGAATTGTCGGGCGGGCAGCAGCAGCGCTGCGCACTGGCGCGGACGTTTGCCGCGGGTCCGCGCGCCATCCTGCTGGACGAGCCATTTTCCAATCTCGACGCATCCTTGCGCGAGACGACCCGGCGCGAGATCCGAGACATCTTGAAGGCGAGCGGTCTCGGCATCCTGTTCGTCACCCACGATCGCGAGGAGGCGTTGTCTTTCGCCGACCGCATAAGCGTGCTGCGGGATGGCCGCGTCGAGCAGACGGGCCTGCCGAAGGACTTGTATTTCCGCCCGGCGAATGCCTTCGTCGCGGGGTTTCTCGGCTCGACCAACTTCCTCGACGGCATTGCGGACGGGCGGAGTGCCGAAACGCCGCTCGGGCGCGTGACCCTCGACCGCCCCGCTAGCGGACCCGTTCTGCTGTCGCTGCGTCCCGAAGCGATCGGCATCGCGCCCGAGGGCGGCGGCGTGCCCGCCATCGTCGCGAGCCTCGTGTTCAAGGGGCACGACGCCTCGGCTTTCGTGCGGGTGGGCGAGACGACGTTCGAGGTGCTGATGCCAGCATCGCTCGACGTCCAGCCGGGGCAATGCGTGAGCGTCGCGGCGCGCGCGTCCGCCGTGGTGCTGAAGGAATGA
- a CDS encoding Fic family protein — MTYIHERKDWPNLTWDAGRLAAPLAHVRHRQGRLIGRMEGLGFPLRAEAFLQTLTQDVLKSSEIEGENLDKEQVRSSIARRLGMDIGGLVAADRHVEGVVEMMLDATQNYAEPLTEDRLFAWHAALFPTGRSGMTKIVVGGWRTNHAGPMRVVSGPIGKENVHFEAPEASRLPQEMADFLGWLEGPHQIDPVLVAGLAHLRFVTIHPFEDGNGRIARAIADMALARSEQSAQRFYSMSAQIRLERNAYYDILEHTQKGDLDVTPWLGWFLGCLDRAFNGAEATLAIVLRKARFWEAQGGRALNPRQQAMLNRLFDGFEGKLTSSKWARICKCSPDTALRDIAELVKDGVLVKEAGGGRSTSYALAPEWGEEA; from the coding sequence ATGACCTACATCCACGAGCGCAAAGATTGGCCGAACCTGACATGGGATGCGGGGAGGCTGGCTGCGCCGTTGGCACATGTGCGCCATCGACAGGGGCGGCTGATCGGCCGCATGGAAGGACTGGGCTTCCCGCTGCGCGCAGAAGCGTTTCTCCAGACGCTCACCCAGGATGTGCTCAAGTCGAGTGAAATCGAGGGTGAGAATCTCGACAAGGAGCAGGTGCGCTCATCCATTGCGCGTCGGCTCGGCATGGACATCGGCGGCCTGGTTGCTGCGGATCGCCATGTGGAAGGCGTGGTCGAGATGATGCTTGATGCCACCCAGAACTACGCCGAGCCCTTGACCGAAGATCGTCTGTTCGCCTGGCATGCGGCCCTGTTTCCGACCGGACGCAGCGGCATGACCAAAATTGTCGTCGGCGGCTGGCGCACCAACCATGCAGGGCCGATGCGCGTCGTGTCCGGGCCGATCGGCAAGGAGAACGTGCATTTCGAGGCGCCCGAGGCATCGCGTCTGCCGCAGGAAATGGCGGACTTTCTGGGATGGCTTGAGGGACCTCATCAGATCGACCCGGTTCTGGTGGCGGGGCTCGCGCATTTGCGGTTCGTCACCATTCACCCGTTCGAAGACGGCAACGGCCGCATCGCGCGCGCGATCGCCGATATGGCGCTGGCGCGCTCGGAACAAAGCGCGCAGCGGTTTTACAGCATGTCCGCGCAGATCCGGCTGGAACGCAATGCCTATTACGACATCCTGGAACACACCCAGAAGGGCGATCTGGATGTGACGCCCTGGCTCGGATGGTTCCTGGGCTGCCTTGACCGGGCGTTCAACGGTGCAGAAGCGACACTGGCCATCGTCTTGCGGAAGGCACGCTTCTGGGAGGCACAGGGCGGCCGGGCCTTGAACCCGCGTCAACAGGCCATGCTCAATCGCCTGTTCGATGGCTTTGAGGGCAAGCTCACATCCTCGAAATGGGCAAGGATCTGCAAATGTTCGCCGGATACCGCGCTTCGGGATATCGCCGAGTTGGTTAAGGATGGGGTTCTCGTGAAGGAAGCTGGTGGCGGCCGCAGCACCAGCTATGCTCTGGCTCCGGAATGGGGGGAAGAAGCATAA
- a CDS encoding AIPR family protein, whose product MTDIVSFEDFKESWLESVTVDNPTTVQLGQRFAQKIVSQWLDTDDESLDITYCDGSGDGGIDIAVLERNSPAIADEDQEGDTWYIIQSKYGSAFAGTETLLLEGQKVIETLSGQRNNLSSLASGLLEKLINFRAKATEHDHIRLVYATVDPLTPKQQDALEYVRVMGRARLGQLFDVSAISIASIHDAQAEEAQLATRRHLTFPLNGHLTPAGTDLLVGSVSLPDLYTFLKAYQKRTGSLDQLYEKNVRRFLGGRVKVNKGMQGTLREAPEKFGLYNNGITITVSDFYPSGSGVYELVEPYVVNGCQTTRSIWEVLSSKLDTGGSGKNIKLDEWRERAEKGCVVAKIAKVGSDGEALLQDITRYTNSQNAVREKDFVAINQGFKTWHKELASEQYKLFLEIQRGGWDSQRAFQKQNPTSRQFTRFASALDLTKVYGAGWLAEPGLAFGKNPPFLPSGSVFNKMIAERPSGPQFGSRELYAAYLLLESGRKMGFGRGGITSRRQTKFLYYFVLINLLRDVLQKEQLSSTLVDITEAVIKLLEKQNDAGTSLEEIAAALIDSYMTESDENSVFHEEKFRDGNGFNFDLNGFLKWEQLGRSLEQTACLQAQLFFQKQFMGMSHSGGRTVRKTLSDYLKANNA is encoded by the coding sequence ATGACTGACATTGTTAGCTTTGAGGACTTTAAGGAAAGTTGGCTCGAATCCGTTACTGTCGATAACCCGACCACGGTGCAGCTCGGACAGAGGTTTGCGCAGAAGATTGTCAGCCAGTGGCTAGACACTGACGATGAGTCTTTAGATATCACTTACTGCGATGGCTCTGGTGACGGCGGTATCGATATAGCGGTTTTAGAGCGCAATAGCCCCGCTATTGCCGATGAAGATCAGGAAGGAGATACTTGGTACATCATTCAGAGTAAGTATGGTTCTGCTTTTGCAGGGACAGAAACATTGCTTCTGGAGGGCCAAAAAGTTATCGAGACGCTTTCTGGACAGAGAAATAACCTGTCATCACTTGCCAGTGGGTTACTTGAGAAATTAATCAACTTTCGCGCCAAGGCAACAGAACACGATCATATCCGCCTTGTTTACGCTACTGTGGATCCACTTACGCCGAAGCAGCAAGATGCGCTTGAGTATGTTCGCGTCATGGGGCGTGCTAGGCTGGGGCAACTTTTCGATGTCTCGGCTATCTCAATCGCCTCCATCCATGATGCACAAGCGGAAGAAGCTCAGCTCGCCACACGTCGACATCTCACGTTTCCGCTCAATGGGCATTTGACACCAGCAGGAACGGACCTATTGGTTGGATCGGTCTCATTGCCAGACCTATACACTTTCCTAAAAGCATATCAAAAGCGGACAGGATCGCTTGATCAGCTCTACGAGAAAAATGTTCGTCGGTTTCTTGGAGGGCGAGTAAAAGTCAATAAAGGGATGCAGGGAACCCTGCGCGAGGCGCCAGAAAAGTTCGGACTTTACAACAACGGAATCACCATAACTGTATCAGATTTCTATCCATCCGGTTCTGGGGTTTATGAGTTGGTGGAGCCGTACGTGGTGAATGGATGCCAGACGACGCGTTCGATTTGGGAAGTGCTTTCCAGCAAGTTGGATACTGGCGGCAGCGGAAAAAACATCAAGCTCGACGAATGGCGAGAACGTGCCGAAAAGGGATGTGTTGTTGCAAAAATCGCCAAGGTTGGTAGCGACGGAGAGGCGTTGCTTCAGGATATTACCCGTTACACAAACAGCCAAAACGCTGTCCGGGAAAAAGATTTTGTTGCAATAAATCAAGGATTTAAAACTTGGCACAAGGAGCTTGCTTCAGAGCAATACAAGCTTTTCCTTGAGATACAGCGCGGCGGTTGGGATTCGCAGCGCGCATTCCAAAAACAAAATCCAACAAGTCGGCAGTTTACGCGTTTTGCAAGCGCCCTTGACCTTACAAAAGTATATGGAGCTGGCTGGCTCGCCGAGCCTGGCCTTGCTTTCGGAAAAAATCCCCCGTTTCTCCCAAGTGGAAGCGTGTTCAATAAAATGATCGCGGAGCGTCCAAGTGGTCCCCAGTTTGGATCTCGCGAGCTTTATGCTGCCTATCTTTTACTAGAGTCTGGCCGGAAGATGGGATTTGGGCGTGGCGGCATTACGTCAAGGCGCCAAACCAAATTCTTATACTATTTCGTCCTGATCAACTTGCTGCGCGATGTGTTACAGAAAGAGCAATTATCTTCCACCTTGGTGGATATCACCGAGGCGGTGATAAAATTGTTGGAAAAACAGAATGACGCGGGTACCTCTCTGGAAGAGATCGCTGCGGCGCTTATCGACAGTTACATGACCGAGAGTGATGAAAATAGCGTTTTCCACGAGGAAAAGTTTCGTGACGGTAACGGCTTCAATTTCGATCTGAACGGATTTTTGAAGTGGGAACAGCTTGGAAGAAGCTTGGAGCAGACAGCCTGCTTGCAGGCGCAACTATTCTTTCAAAAGCAATTCATGGGTATGAGCCATTCTGGTGGCCGTACGGTAAGGAAGACGTTATCGGACTATCTCAAAGCAAATAATGCTTAA
- a CDS encoding helix-turn-helix transcriptional regulator yields the protein MSDHPLSAISGLLTTVEAAAFLRLSPRTLEDMRVTGTGPRYFKLGPGKRSKVVYRKEDLEAWFTQFGFNSTSEYGRS from the coding sequence ATGAGCGATCACCCGCTCTCCGCAATCTCCGGCCTTCTCACCACCGTCGAAGCGGCGGCGTTCCTGCGCCTCTCACCCCGCACGCTCGAAGACATGCGCGTGACCGGCACCGGCCCGCGCTACTTCAAGCTCGGGCCGGGCAAGCGGTCAAAGGTCGTCTATCGCAAGGAAGACCTGGAAGCGTGGTTCACCCAGTTCGGGTTTAATTCGACGTCGGAGTATGGGCGGAGCTGA
- the mobC gene encoding plasmid mobilization relaxosome protein MobC, whose protein sequence is MPARGYQKPDPVDRRIRVQLTDAQAEKLARLSDGAGVSQSEYMRSLLDGVGAATPKEPPKPKRASPAMLKLVEIHELAMQVKKLGTNVNQLARQANTGMVPLTRREIEAMLAQHEALLKAAITVIEASL, encoded by the coding sequence ATGCCCGCGAGGGGATACCAGAAACCCGATCCCGTGGACCGGCGTATCCGGGTCCAGCTGACCGATGCCCAGGCGGAGAAGCTTGCGCGACTGTCCGATGGAGCGGGCGTAAGCCAGAGTGAATACATGCGGAGCCTCCTCGATGGTGTGGGCGCCGCCACGCCGAAGGAGCCGCCAAAACCGAAGCGGGCTTCTCCCGCGATGCTGAAGCTCGTTGAGATTCACGAGTTGGCGATGCAGGTGAAGAAGCTCGGCACCAATGTGAACCAGCTGGCGCGGCAGGCCAACACCGGCATGGTGCCGCTGACACGGCGAGAGATTGAAGCGATGCTGGCCCAGCATGAGGCGCTCCTCAAGGCCGCCATCACCGTCATCGAGGCGTCGCTCTGA
- a CDS encoding relaxase/mobilization nuclease domain-containing protein, producing MIGKVPDQGKSFRGVVNYLLFGKKDEPSPERVAWVETRNLLVTDPKKAATLMRLTAQKSKRVKTPVYHYVISWRHDEAPTDDIMRIVADTTCQDLGLDEHQMLYVAHRDTDHRHVHIVANRVHPDTGRAWKNSHDYRRIECSLRRQAEGMGMDYVPGRHNDPERFHGKSRAPANPERQRNRRLKQRDLPRFDEATRSKHRERLHQLVLGASSWADLDSQLASEGFAVLRKGQGLVLADASGTMKLSDLGRDIRLKGLEERFAGSFADHEEERKQQQAMQKALVPSRPKTVERQPEPPADKPAEVPPPGPKPKEPNQSAERFEALKDAGDKADMTYSLYNMGLASREQVKNAARELKQAREKLDEGRPLIEQLTRDMFKEKELEPEPRAEPSRQRRRDRGRGR from the coding sequence ATGATTGGCAAGGTGCCGGATCAGGGGAAAAGCTTTCGCGGCGTCGTGAACTACCTCCTGTTCGGCAAGAAGGATGAGCCGTCGCCCGAACGCGTGGCGTGGGTGGAGACGCGGAACCTGCTCGTCACCGATCCGAAGAAAGCGGCGACGCTGATGCGGCTCACGGCGCAGAAGTCGAAGCGGGTGAAGACGCCTGTCTACCATTACGTCATCAGCTGGCGCCATGACGAGGCCCCGACAGATGACATCATGCGGATTGTGGCTGATACCACCTGTCAGGATCTGGGCCTTGATGAGCACCAGATGCTGTATGTCGCGCACCGCGATACCGATCACCGCCACGTCCATATCGTCGCGAACCGCGTCCATCCGGACACGGGTCGCGCATGGAAGAACAGCCACGACTACCGCCGCATCGAGTGCTCGTTGCGCCGCCAGGCCGAGGGCATGGGGATGGACTATGTGCCGGGGCGGCACAACGATCCCGAGCGGTTTCACGGAAAGTCACGGGCTCCCGCGAATCCGGAGCGCCAGCGCAACAGGCGCCTCAAGCAGCGCGACCTTCCGCGCTTTGATGAGGCAACGCGGTCGAAACACCGGGAACGGCTGCACCAGTTGGTACTGGGTGCCTCCTCATGGGCAGACCTCGATAGTCAGCTCGCGAGCGAGGGATTCGCGGTGTTGCGAAAGGGGCAGGGGTTGGTGCTGGCCGATGCAAGCGGCACCATGAAGCTCTCTGATCTTGGGAGGGATATCCGGCTCAAGGGGCTGGAGGAGCGGTTTGCAGGCAGCTTTGCCGATCACGAAGAGGAACGGAAACAGCAGCAGGCCATGCAGAAGGCGCTCGTGCCGTCACGTCCGAAGACGGTAGAGCGCCAGCCGGAGCCGCCCGCCGACAAGCCCGCAGAGGTCCCGCCCCCCGGTCCGAAGCCCAAAGAGCCAAATCAGAGCGCCGAGCGGTTCGAAGCGCTGAAGGACGCGGGCGATAAGGCCGATATGACGTATTCTCTCTACAACATGGGCCTCGCTTCCCGCGAGCAGGTGAAAAATGCGGCGCGAGAACTGAAGCAGGCGCGGGAGAAGCTGGACGAGGGCAGGCCGCTTATTGAGCAACTCACGAGGGACATGTTCAAGGAAAAAGAGCTCGAACCGGAGCCACGGGCTGAACCTTCGCGGCAGCGGCGTCGTGATCGCGGGCGGGGGCGGTAA